GGCGGACTAAACCAGTGCTTATGGACAACTCCGATCTTGTCTTGGCATAAACCTGAACAAATGTGGCCTGCTGAGCTTTTGATAACCAGTGTTGCCGTAGGGCATAGGGCAGACGACATGTTTTCACATTCCCATCAAGCTTCTTCTTTGTCACTTGAACCACGTCCTCAGCTATCAACTCTATCAAACACCTCCCTGCAACATCTTCTGGATCTTCATTCTCAACCTCTGGCTGCACCAAGCCCTCTGCAACCCATAACATGATCAACCTTCTTACTGGGATCTCATAATCTTTAGGAAACAATCCAAAATAAAAGAGACAACGCTGCTTGTACAAGGGCAAATCCTCACTGATTTTAGATAAGGCCTTGGACCAAACTTGTTCTTGGTCTTGGTCGAGTTGCTGAAGCACACTGGACCACTCATCAATGTTTGCATCCTTCTGTGACAGAACATCTGCCAATCTTACAATCGCCAATGGCAAGCCCCCACATCTTATCACAATTTCCCTTCTCAGTTCTAGCAGTTCTGGTGGTATGTTTACCTTCATCACATGGGTAAACAATGCCCAGCTCTCATCATCTCCTCGTAACCGCAGTCCATGATGAACACTCATAGTCTTAAGATATGAAGGTGGACTCCTTGCTTTTGTATATGAAGGTGTTGTTCCCCGGGTGGTCAAAATTATTCTGCTGCCTCTCAATGTGTTCAAGAATGCTGTAACAAATTCTTCCAAGATATGGTCCTGGATGAAATCATCCACAACTATGAGAAACCTCTTATCAGCCAGGAAAGCCTTGAGCACCTGTCTCATTTCGCTCCACCAACTTACTGGCGCCCTTTGGTTGTAGCCCATCAATTGACTCATCAACTCTGTCATTATGTTTGTCAAAGGATCAGATGAAAATGGACCATCAGATGCAGATGTCCAAACGCGATAAGGGAAATGATTCACAATAGCATCATGGTCATAGACCAACTTTGCTAGAGTGGTCTTACCAATGCCTTCAATGCCCACAATTGAAATAGCACAGAAATCTTTGTCATCTGAAAGCAACCGTGTCATCATTGCATGTACATCATCATCAAAGCTGATAATATCGGCCTCTTGTGATGGCTGTTGCAGTACTCTGAATGTAGACTCTGGAACTCTCCATTGACGTTGTTTAGAGACATCTCTTGGTCTCCATGTAGAGATATCCAGGAGTTTAGCTTTGATTTTGTCCATCTCCATGCCAAGCTTATGTTGGGATCTCAAACTGTCAAAAGCCAAAACAACTCTCCTCAAAGGTCCAATCCAGCTCCTTCCAAGCTGTTCTCTTCTGTTGATGAAAAGCCCAATTACATCCACTGCAGAACAGGAAACTTGGCAGAGTTCCTCCATCCAAACCATTCCTTTATCATCTAATTCTTTTGATTCTAAGTTTTTCAGAAAACCATCCAGGAACCTGAATTCATCTTGTATCCGTCTGGCCCTCTTTTTCACTTCAGAATAAAGTGCCTCCTGAGCTAGCAGGGCTGTAATTTTCTCAATAACAGGGGAAGCAACTGTGTTGGCCATGTTCTGATGGTGTGTTGATATCAACCAGTCTATTTCTTCAATGGATATAGCACCTTGAAAAACTCTTGTTCTTTGGAGACTGGAGATCCTAACCTTGATCCCTTCCAACTTCTTGTGAATTATATGTTGATCAATCAAATTTCTGATGAATAAAACCAACTGCTCAAGAACTCCTCTTCTCCTTCCCTGTACTGCTACTTTGAATATAAGGTCGTCTATAATATCCTCAATAGCATAAGCAATGTCCACTAATTTCTCTGTGAAGTAGCATAAATGATCAGGAGCCCAAGTCCTCAATTGCCACTCAATCCATTCAATCGGTTCTGCCACTCCAATCAAAACTGCTGGTTCTCGAACTACCAGAAGAGAGAGCCTCTCTGTCACCCTGGACAGAATGCTTGCTGCCACTTCCATCTTCTTCAGTACAGTCTATATGGATAGGAACAAGAAAGCTTTCCAACAGAAATGAAATCTTTGGTCTTGGAACTGCAAAGTTTAGCTGGAATCAAGGGAGAACAGATGAAGGCAAAAGCCACAGTTGCAAGCCAAACATGAGGCCTATGTGCACTACTGAGTGAGATGAGGGAGATCCGTTTGATTGAAGAAAGCACTACTCTTTAAGCCTATGCAACACACTAAAATTTATGAGTCTTGTACATGGAATTAgcaccaaaaaaataatatggacTTCACTTTGGAAATGTTCTGAGTCTTTTGAAAAGCCATTTTGCAGTCACCTTGAAATTTCCAAGGTTAGGTGGGGTGGGGATCACAACCCTTTTTTTCCCCCAAAAAATGATACTTTTGTCTTAATATGTAGTGTTCAAAGATGATGGCTGCCCTCATCTTCTTTTAGTACTATCCTTTGAGAATCCACATTGCCGGATGGGACCATCAGTTCTTTTTCTAGGAGGAATACTGATAGACTTGTTTTAAAAGCTTGTAGCAAAACGAGTCAACACAAATAAACAAAGGTCTCCAGTGTGGAAATCCTTCTCTTCCACAGGACTAAGGTAAGGTGGGAAATGCATACTGACTTTCCTGCCCTAACTACAATGCGTCTAGTAGTATTTGCCAAGTGACAGGCCATGTGATATTTTTTAGACAATACGGTTGGCTGCTACTCAGAATAGCAATACAAGATGTCTGAGATTAGCTAAATATGGTAGAATGGTTCTCTAAGCTTTGAAGGAAATATGGGCTAGAGAGATTCAAAAGATTGGTAAGGTCTTCAAGACCGAACCAACATTTCAAGCATTCATTTCAACCTCGGAGAATGAAGGCAATCTAGAGTCTAGACTCAAAAACTACTTTCTGCTTAGTGTAATACTCAAGCTTGCTGATAAACATTATGTCATACTCTATAGATAGACCAAATTCACGGGCCTCAGAAAAAGTTCTCTCAGAAATC
This region of Vitis vinifera cultivar Pinot Noir 40024 chromosome 5, ASM3070453v1 genomic DNA includes:
- the LOC104879469 gene encoding putative disease resistance RPP13-like protein 2 — its product is MEVAASILSRVTERLSLLVVREPAVLIGVAEPIEWIEWQLRTWAPDHLCYFTEKLVDIAYAIEDIIDDLIFKVAVQGRRRGVLEQLVLFIRNLIDQHIIHKKLEGIKVRISSLQRTRVFQGAISIEEIDWLISTHHQNMANTVASPVIEKITALLAQEALYSEVKKRARRIQDEFRFLDGFLKNLESKELDDKGMVWMEELCQVSCSAVDVIGLFINRREQLGRSWIGPLRRVVLAFDSLRSQHKLGMEMDKIKAKLLDISTWRPRDVSKQRQWRVPESTFRVLQQPSQEADIISFDDDVHAMMTRLLSDDKDFCAISIVGIEGIGKTTLAKLVYDHDAIVNHFPYRVWTSASDGPFSSDPLTNIMTELMSQLMGYNQRAPVSWWSEMRQVLKAFLADKRFLIVVDDFIQDHILEEFVTAFLNTLRGSRIILTTRGTTPSYTKARSPPSYLKTMSVHHGLRLRGDDESWALFTHVMKVNIPPELLELRREIVIRCGGLPLAIVRLADVLSQKDANIDEWSSVLQQLDQDQEQVWSKALSKISEDLPLYKQRCLFYFGLFPKDYEIPVRRLIMLWVAEGLVQPEVENEDPEDVAGRCLIELIAEDVVQVTKKKLDGNVKTCRLPYALRQHWLSKAQQATFVQVYAKTRSELSISTGLVRRLVDHLDKEDFSFDHIHGDYSRISTSLRPHYQGVVSFISFDSQEGNKPGEDIGKFLHQCISSSCFLLLRVLDLEHVFRPKLPEALGKLTRLRYLGLRWTFLEMLPSSIRKLQNLQTLDLKHTYISTLPSSIWKMQHLRHLLLSESYRSRFTLQPRVCSLIALQTLWGLFVDEKTLVKGGLDRLVNVRKLGLACRLMPSQQQTMLSQLEAVANWVLKLKHLHTLRLKSDDEENQPWDLDLKPLLAHVNLSSIYLLGRLKNPSIVSEFPRSLSDLTLSGSGQMEDPMLKLDKLPNLKILRLLAKSYTGKLMLCPSGSFPQLRVLKLWKLEQLEEWNVEEGALQALRDLEIRSCIRLKMLPKELLHRSLLELKLTDMPSQFTA